CGCCCAGCTCGTCGATGCCGCCGGCGAACCAGAACGGCGCCGTGGGCAGGCCCAGCTCGTCGGCCGCCAGCCGGCGCAGCGCCTCGCGGTCCAACATCAGCCGGGTCCGGCGCGCGCTCGGCACCACCGACAGTCCCGCGGCCTCCGCAGCGGCCAGCGCCTCCGGCGCTACCGACTCGGTCGCCGGGACCAGGATGTCGGGGGCGAACCGCTCGATGGCCGCGTGCACCGCGTCGGCATCGGTGAGGTCGAGGACCGCGGAGTCGTCGGCGAAGGCCCGCGCGGACGCGTCCGGGTGGCTGTCCGCGGCGATCACCACCGCCCCCAGCCGCTGGAAGCTGAGCACCACCTCGCGGCCGAGTTCGCCCGAACCCAGAAGCAGGATTCGCGGCGCCGACATGGTTTCCACCATAGGCGTCACCGCCGGCCCCGGAAGGTTAGGCAATCGAAGGATCTGGGTACGTTGGAGCGCGTGAACTGGGACCGCCTTGCTGCCGTCGTCACCGCGCCCCGCTCGTGGGTGCTCGCCCTGCTGATCGCGTTGGCCTCGGGTTTGCTGCTCGGGTTGGCCGGCAGCGACGACTCGGCGTCCCAGTCCCCGATAGCGCTGCCGAGCTCGGCGGAATCCGCCCGCGCCGCCGAGGCGGCCCAAGGCTTCCCTGGCGGGGATCAGGCCCCGGCGATCCTGGTGGTCACCCGCGCCGACGAGGCCCCGCTGGGGCCCGACGACGTGGGTGCCGCCGAGGCCGCCTACCAGCGGATGACCGCGCAGGTCGGCGCTCCGCCCGGCGGACCGCCGCTGACGGTGTCCGACGACGGCCGGGCGGCGCTGGCCGCGGTCGGGATGGACGGCACCCTGTCGGGCTTCGATCTGCGCGACGCCGTCGACGCGGTGCGCGGGGCCGCCGCCGACGGGCTGCCGCCGGGGCTGCGCGCGGAGGTGACCGGTGGGCCGGCGTTCGGCGCGGACATCGCCGATGCGTTCTCGGGCGCCAACATCACGCTGCTCGCGGTGACGGCCGCCGTGGTGGCGCTGCTGCTGATCCTCACCTACCGCTCGCCGGTGCTGTTCTTGGTGCCGTTGGCGGTGATCGGCTTCGCCGACCGGGTCGGGGCCACCCTGGGCACCTCGGTGACCTCGCTCGCCGGGCTGACCCCCGACGGTTCCACCTCCGGCATCACCAGCGTGCTGGTGTTCGGGGCGGGCACCAACTACGCGCTGTTGCTGATCTCGCGGTATCGCGAGGAGTTGCGGATGGCCGCCGACCATCGCGAGGCGCTGCGCATCGCGGTGCGCAACGCCGGCCCGGCGATCCTGGCCAGCAACGCCACCGTGGTGCTGGCGCTGCTGACGCTGCTGCTGGCGGGCGCACCGAGCACCCGCAGCCTGGGCCTGCAGGCGGCCTCGGGACTTGTTGTCGCCGCGGTGTTCTCGTTGTTGGTGCTGCCCCCGCTGCTGGCGCTGTTCGGGGTCCGGCTGTTCTGGCCGTTCATCCCGTCTCGCGAGGACCGCGACCTCACCGAAGCCGGAATCTGGCACCGCATCGCCACCGCGGTGTCGCGGCGGCCGGCGGCGGTGCTGGTGGCCTCCTTCGCGGGCCTGGCGGTCCTGACGTGCGGGCTGCTGGGCACCTCGATCGGCCTGACGCAGACCGAACAGTTCCGGGTGGAGGCCGAGTCGGTCACCGGCTACGAAACCCTGGCCGAACACTTCCCCAGCGGGCTGACCGATCCGACCCGGGTAATCGCGGCCAGCGACCGCGGCGCGCAGATCCAGGCCGCAATCGAGGGCACCGACGGGGTGGTCTCGGCGGCCCCCGGCGGCGAGGACGGCGCGGGCAGCACGCAGTGGTCGGTGATCACCGACGCCGACCCGGCCAGCGATGAGGCCTTCGAAACCATTGCGGCGCTGCGTGACTCGGTACACGCGGTGGACCCCGACGCACTGGTCGGCGGTGCGGACGCCCAAGCGCTGGACGCCCGCGACGCGGCCGTCGACGACCGGCTGCTGATCATCCCGGCCATCCTGGTGGTGGTGCTGGCCGTGCTGCTGGTGCTGCTGCGCTCCGTGGTGGCCCCGCTGCTGCTGGTCACCGCGACCGTGGCCTCCTCGATGGCCGCGCTGGGCCTCGGCGGCTGGGTGAGCATCCACGTGTTCGGCTTCCCGGCGCTGGACAACACCACCCCGCTGTTCGCGTTCCTGTTCCTGGTCGCGCTCGGCGTGGACTACACGATCTTCCTGGTGACCCGGGCGCGCGAGGAGACCGTCACGTTCGGCACCCGCCAGGGCATCGTGCGCGCGGTCTCGGCCACCGGCGCGGTCATCACCAGCGCCGGCATCGTGCTGGCGGCGGTGTTCTGCGTCCTCGGCGTGCTGCCGCTGATCGTGCTGACGCAGCTGGGCATCATCGTGGGCCTCGGCATCCTGTTGGACACCTTCCTGGTCCGCACGGTGGTGATCCCGGCGCTGTTCTCGCTGATCGGCCCCAAGGTGTGGTGGCCGGCCCGGCTGGACCCCGCCGAGCCGGCGTCGCGCTAGGGCTGCCCGGCCAGCAGCCGCACCATCAGGCCGTTGGCCTCGGCCAGCAGGTTGCCGTCCGCGTCGCGCAGCTCGGCGTTCACAAATGCCTTGCGCCCCTGCGCTTCCCGGAGCCATCCGCGCGCGTGCAGCTCGGTGTCGATCGGGGTGATCTTGCGGTAGTCGACGTTCAGGTAGGCGGTGCGGCTGATCGGCCGACCGGTCGCGTGGATCACCATCCCGAACATGGAGTCGAACAGCAACGGCAGCACCCCGCCGTGCACGGCGTAGTTGCCCCCGACATGGAAGCGGGAAAACGTGACCCGCAGCAGCACCTCGTCGGCCTCGAACTTGTCGACGACCCACGGCGGCATCAGCAGGCTGCCCGCGCCCGGCAGGTCCGGCACCCGGTTGGCCGGGCCGACCCCCTCGCCGGCCTCGAACGGCGCGAGTTGGGCGACCAGCGCCTCCACCCGCCCGGCGGCATCGGTCCAGGTCTGCGGGTCGGGATCGGCCGAGACCGCCAGGTCCTGCAGCCGGCGCATGGCGGTCAGGAACCGCTCGAACCCCGGGCCGGGCTGGGCCGCCTCGAACACCGGGAAGCCGCCGTGACGGTCATAGTCCGGATCGACGCGTCGTGGGTCCGGGCCGGGTTCGGTCGCCACTAGCGGGCGGCCAGGATGTCGCGCCGGACAATGGTCTGGTCGCGCCCCGGGCCCACCCCCACGCAGGAAATATGCGCCCCGGCAAGCTCCTCGAGCCGCAGCACGTAGTCGCGGGCCTTGGCCGGCAACTCGTCGAACTCGCGGGCGCCGGAGATGTCCTCCCACCACCCGGGCAGTTCCTCGTAGATGGGCTCGGCCCGGACGATGTCGGCCTGCGTCATCGGCATCTCGTCGGTGCGCTTGCCGTCGACGGTGTAGCCCACGCAGATCGGCACCGTCTCCAGCGACGAGAGCACGTCGAGCTTGGTCAGGAAGTAGTCGGTGATGCCGTTGACCCGGGTGGCGTAGCGGGCGATCACCGCGTCGAACCACCCGCAGCGGCGCGCCCGGCCCGTCGTCACGCCGACCTCGCCGCCGGTCTTGGCCAGGTACTCGCCGTGCTCGTCGAACAGCTCGGTGGGGAACGGACCGGATCCCACGCGCGTGGTGTAGGCCTTCAGGATGCCCAGCACCGTGGTGATCCGGGTGGGGCCGATCCCGGAGCCCACGGCGGCGCCGCCGGCGGTCGGGTTCGACGAGGTGACGTACGGGTAGGTGCCGTGGTCGACGTCGAGCAGGGTGCCCTGCGAGCCTTCCAACAGCACGGTCTCGTCGCGCTCCAGGGCCTGGCCCAGCAGCAGCCGGGTGTCGGCGATGCGGTGCTTGAAGCCCTCGGCCTGCTCCAGCAGGTTGGCCACCACCTCGTCGGCGGCCAGCGCCTTGCGGTTGTAGACCTTGACCAGGATCTGGTTCTTCAGTTCGAGGGCGGCCTCGATCTTCTCGGCCAGCAGGGTCTCGTCGAGCACGTCGGCGACCCGGATGCCGATCCGGGCGATCTTGTCCTGGTAGCAGGGACCGATGCCGCGGCCGGTGGTGCCGATCTTCTTGCTGCCCGCGTAGCGCTCCACCACCTTGTCGATGGCGACGTGATACGGCATCAGCAGGTGCGCGTCGGCCGAGATCAGCAGCCGGTCGGTGTCCACCCCCCGCGCGTCGAGGCCACTGAGCTCGGTGAGCAGCACACCGGGGTCGACCACGACACCGTTGCCGATGACGTTGGTGACCCCCGGGGTCAGAATTCCCGAGGGGATGAGGTGCAGCGCGAAATTCTCACCGCTGGGCAGGACAACGGTGTGCCCGGCGTTGTTGCCGCCCTGATAGCGCACAACCCACTGCACCCGCCCACCGAGTAGATCGGTGGCTTTACCCTTGCCCTCGTCGCCCCATTGGGCGCCGATGAGGACGATTGCCGGCATGGCATTTCTCCTGATTATTGTGTCCAGCCGGTGACCCACACTATCCCAGCGAGGGACCAGGAGCTGCGTTGACTGATGCGTTGACCGCTGTGTTGCTGTTCGGGGGCCGCCCGGCGCCCCGCCGGCTGCGGGATTTGCCGGCCACCGTCGTCGGCTCGGATTCCGGCGCCGCGGCGGCCATCGACGCCGTCACGGAGTCGGCGCGGCGGGTGATCGTGGTGGGCTCGACGGCGGAGCTGGCCGCGGTGCTGACGCGGCTGCTCAAGACCGAGCGGCTGGACGTCGAGGTCGCCCATCTGCCGGGCCGCTTCGGCGTGCGGCGCGCGCGCCGCGGTGTGGCCCAACGCATTCCGTTGATCCGCGACGAGACCGGCACGGCGCTGGTCGGCGA
This DNA window, taken from Mycolicibacterium sp. MU0050, encodes the following:
- a CDS encoding adenylosuccinate synthase, with amino-acid sequence MPAIVLIGAQWGDEGKGKATDLLGGRVQWVVRYQGGNNAGHTVVLPSGENFALHLIPSGILTPGVTNVIGNGVVVDPGVLLTELSGLDARGVDTDRLLISADAHLLMPYHVAIDKVVERYAGSKKIGTTGRGIGPCYQDKIARIGIRVADVLDETLLAEKIEAALELKNQILVKVYNRKALAADEVVANLLEQAEGFKHRIADTRLLLGQALERDETVLLEGSQGTLLDVDHGTYPYVTSSNPTAGGAAVGSGIGPTRITTVLGILKAYTTRVGSGPFPTELFDEHGEYLAKTGGEVGVTTGRARRCGWFDAVIARYATRVNGITDYFLTKLDVLSSLETVPICVGYTVDGKRTDEMPMTQADIVRAEPIYEELPGWWEDISGAREFDELPAKARDYVLRLEELAGAHISCVGVGPGRDQTIVRRDILAAR
- a CDS encoding peptidase M50 translates to MTDALTAVLLFGGRPAPRRLRDLPATVVGSDSGAAAAIDAVTESARRVIVVGSTAELAAVLTRLLKTERLDVEVAHLPGRFGVRRARRGVAQRIPLIRDETGTALVGEARWVPTADADALEGEGIVDDGVLFDGTVQEVRIEPIATMPGLRARVVAPKTSRTGWLVGRAAQLGTTGASVLRDGVPMPRPVRRSTFYRHTQGWLRVR
- a CDS encoding MMPL family transporter, coding for MNWDRLAAVVTAPRSWVLALLIALASGLLLGLAGSDDSASQSPIALPSSAESARAAEAAQGFPGGDQAPAILVVTRADEAPLGPDDVGAAEAAYQRMTAQVGAPPGGPPLTVSDDGRAALAAVGMDGTLSGFDLRDAVDAVRGAAADGLPPGLRAEVTGGPAFGADIADAFSGANITLLAVTAAVVALLLILTYRSPVLFLVPLAVIGFADRVGATLGTSVTSLAGLTPDGSTSGITSVLVFGAGTNYALLLISRYREELRMAADHREALRIAVRNAGPAILASNATVVLALLTLLLAGAPSTRSLGLQAASGLVVAAVFSLLVLPPLLALFGVRLFWPFIPSREDRDLTEAGIWHRIATAVSRRPAAVLVASFAGLAVLTCGLLGTSIGLTQTEQFRVEAESVTGYETLAEHFPSGLTDPTRVIAASDRGAQIQAAIEGTDGVVSAAPGGEDGAGSTQWSVITDADPASDEAFETIAALRDSVHAVDPDALVGGADAQALDARDAAVDDRLLIIPAILVVVLAVLLVLLRSVVAPLLLVTATVASSMAALGLGGWVSIHVFGFPALDNTTPLFAFLFLVALGVDYTIFLVTRAREETVTFGTRQGIVRAVSATGAVITSAGIVLAAVFCVLGVLPLIVLTQLGIIVGLGILLDTFLVRTVVIPALFSLIGPKVWWPARLDPAEPASR
- a CDS encoding PaaI family thioesterase, whose product is MATEPGPDPRRVDPDYDRHGGFPVFEAAQPGPGFERFLTAMRRLQDLAVSADPDPQTWTDAAGRVEALVAQLAPFEAGEGVGPANRVPDLPGAGSLLMPPWVVDKFEADEVLLRVTFSRFHVGGNYAVHGGVLPLLFDSMFGMVIHATGRPISRTAYLNVDYRKITPIDTELHARGWLREAQGRKAFVNAELRDADGNLLAEANGLMVRLLAGQP